From one Planococcus citri chromosome 3, ihPlaCitr1.1, whole genome shotgun sequence genomic stretch:
- the LOC135841513 gene encoding brefeldin A-inhibited guanine nucleotide-exchange protein 3: MEDLLSNLSKEALNYKFSTVHKAAMDAYAFLECQQCGARDSPHVLRSKCFQVIKLALETKRNKLITLAISGIYKMIRDDRFQSNFEPEDDSLWFPSQLLHAFSSIQTQADDAQVDMLKVLLYVACSTYWTVNGRIIIQILTMCSEVYENGSLAIRSASQAASSQILCAFCHFLDEECQEVDASKTSNSAGILCFNEAIPILQFICCKVDETQSGGRCCQSVVFFLECLHTLISSLPQKIHLNRHFTAFLWQKLCPVLIAFLGSPRVDKKFISREDRQIGESGETGRGSGGLATAPGFDSYQAKTVYSIGNQLVRLVGCVGSHRPVLESVYHRMLLYPPPEHRLEALKALKEILRSVNRLVDFAGPILIEDDKQQFCQQSDMALTRLVMDSIEESSRCGQLEILFACVSCISSLLSTLTELSSGKGINEKYVEKINVMFPTLADADYSGPLTYDSSSRLPNVYREILQYKLASDSVSCVSRSSSGHSSGDTEGPEEGLNDSDVEEPCSETERKKQEKETERLNKVRRASITESMTKSTDTKVVKSLDLERENARQFVKTLLSFLPSLFQLRSTLQVDEALQEFSSKYCQGVIDNGIITEQATIMNADGIYLAIYTVLRFNLKLINIEYYHTECESLPMTEDQFVEEVHGSGILVYLSASWLSELYQQVLVTNFLHHAGYDPNTTDEYLPLINLLTDVDGNLSRNGSHVLSDYQRLERACIRPELTPEIEAGRKMSRRILTCCWDSILDVLSTTLQYSAGHSSSSRIKLLRKNKNNEFFLKNCFSNSLESLQKAAELTNVLGLQSRCGHVFSLIVNAACPDTSNNDKISSPLTFLENNHKLHVSQALSMDVVLSCGLELGSHSPDSWKHIFKCTSYVCHLEQKLFKQTNESVLRKFTHTKKNTAVEATSSSSLSTTEGLKLTLNPNENVDDEVMDVYSFLATSPSPVISSNEQTISEIITASKADSNGGILSNEIASHVICLLSQKIDRLFEEAALKLNLEALVGFVRSLCTVSHQQLFSRVSTSEMLNKHWWKLRNLGKISFNVESDHSLFLTRINQVMLKCIRSGRPLLHVMKIWSLVGPHYIEAACNKEQAISKISVICIHDAITALLNEQVELAHFHFNEALFKPFEILLCLELCDSDIQDQIVSCICEFVEGNRADIRSGWRSLFGGLRVISSVHLASLNNVFKVFLDTDNTLVFSNAAVDFIACLLRHVKGTDEVNTLDDSNNDEQGLELAASALKYLHQCCGILGSMFNMPACPVFHTAHSVQINLSKLDPEVPDKSIVYFGDDKPYDDQNDEFYRSLSLNGLSETSLSQIDKPSGVLRVWASMIESLSFTCMVATGKYQSQALDMLFVIVQDLRNVPGVEFALFCVNNILLPFMQHWLRKIPTGPTTDATDQATLVNFKQSCGTLTDLIVGYIQYLAEKSDIDKGTLMFKQSMILFIELIAHSKETITRLGCACLRHMILSVGPMLNEELWMVACLTIHKACVLSLHPLMQLMAAFYPCSQSFYGDLAQVKVAARKDSTAEENYRIKQLSQQIFLLENQYDEFKQSDCEIDEERSYILLLCPLDGSDNHSVIRIPYRNIVIGLLANQLILQTIATLLIQGTPRIVPSLANVLLQTPAAIAPTTMTKSSSTKTTNDKNEPKLYGLTSYMSQSHINVLFSCLDFSYEKAISFDSRPGLKFLLQKVAGLEKATNLYKQAGACWTLKIIALFELYLYESQKYHVTLDKVKDYMEKFDLKYETSNEFSLNHLLSHQYEPFVVYIFCLRQSFDRLCEKYIDVVLDKDGMYSVIDSVCDQPIFFLISQTEDFPELNRAARLSSNQEPASLSEIDNSDPGSALNSQIKSLHVDGSSNSVTSAEDADVETAKKKPFTFSDFISLTSDANSDSEAAAENKDEVQDECGTTNEGEKSALDDDVESVYMMASSRSIDSVVEEYVKRKKSCTMLPTSSHLPKRKQSFGGYTSNVGVMEPLPPEIEQQRKSSINKDSEAHLAVWAEVLISVFDILAQLDDEVFRILLPVLFNGVRSLTAHATHPSLKHALAEFFHRVAVVYGFSP; this comes from the exons ATGGAAGATTTACTCTCGAATTTATCGAAAGAGGcgttaaattataaattttccacCGTTCACAAGGCTGCTATGGATGCATATG CATTTTTGGAATGCCAACAATGCGGTGCCAGGGATTCCCCGCATGTCCTCAGATCAAAATGTTTCCAAGTTATTAAATTAGCTTTGGAAACTAAACGCAACAAGTTGATAACGTTGGCCATCAGTGGAATTTAT AAAATGATCCGAGACGACAGATTTCAGTCAAATTTCGAGCCAGAAGACGACTCGTTATGGTTTCCTTCCCAACTACTGCATGCTTTCAGTTCGATACAAACGCAAGCGGACGATGCGCAAGTTGATATGTTGAAG GTGTTGTTGTATGTGGCCTGCTCGACGTACTGGACGGTTAATGGAAGGATTATCATACAGATTTTAACCATGTGCTCGGAAGTTTATGAAAATGGCAGTTTGGCGATTAGATCAGCGTCGCAGGCGGCCAGCAGCCAGATATTGTGcgcattttgtcactttttag ATGAAGAATGTCAAGAAGTAGACGCCAGCAAAACGTCAAACAGCGCCGGGATTCTGTGTTTCAACGAAGCAATTCCCATATTACAATTCATCTGTTGTAAGGTGGATGAAACCCAAAG CGGAGGCAGATGCTGTCAAAGCGTGGTGTTTTTCCTCGAATGTCTTCACACGCTGATCTCGAGTTTACCACAAAAAATACATCTGAATAGGCATTTCACGGCGTTCTTGTGGCAAAAACTGTGCCCTGTATTGATCGCCTTCTTAGGATCACCTAGAGTTGACAAGAAGTTCATTTCCAGAGAAGATCGACAGATTGGTGAGAGTGGTGAGACCGGCAGAGGTTCTGGAGGGTTGGCTACTGCACCGGGATTCGATAGTTATCAGGCAAAGACTGTTTATAG CATTGGTAACCAGTTAGTCAGATTGGTCGGTTGTGTTGGCTCACATCGTCCAGTTTTGGAATCAGTCTATCATCGAATGCTATTGTATCCTCCTCCCGAACATCGTTTAGAGGCTTTGAAAGCTTTAAAAgag ATATTGCGAAGTGTGAACAGACTGGTTGATTTTGCCGGACCAATTTTAATCGAAGATGATAAACAGCAGTTTTGTCAGCAAAGCGATATGGCTCTTACAAGATT AGTAATGGATTCGATCGAAGAAAGCAGCCGTTGCGGTcaattagaaattttattcgCTTGTGTTTCTTGTATTTCGAGTTTACTATCGACTCTAACAGAATTATCGAGTGGGAAAGGAATAAACGAAAAAtatgtggaaaaaatcaacGTCATGTTTCCCACACTGGCAGATGCTGATTATTCAG gtcCTTTGACTTATGATTCATCTTCTCGGTTACCAAACGTTTATCGTGAAATATTACAATATAAATTGGCCTCTGATAGCGTCAGCTGCGTTAGTAGAAGTAGCAGTGGTCATAGTAGTGGTGATACTGAAGGACCTGAAGAAGGATTAAATGATTCCGAT gtAGAAGAACCTTGTTCGGAAACTGAAcgtaaaaaacaagaaaaagaaaCCGAACGTTTAAATAAAGTTCGAAGAGCTTCAATAACCGAATCGATGACCAAATCTACCGATACA AAAGTAGTCAAATCGTTGGATTTAGAACGAGAAAATGCTCGTCAATTCGTTAAAACATTGTTGTCTTTTTTACCATCTTTGTTTCAATTGCGAAGCACTCTTCAAGTTGACGAAGCTTTGCAGGAATTTTCATCGAAGTATTGCCAAG GTGTTATCGATAATGGAATAATTACTGAGCAAGCGACCATTATGAACGCTGATGGTATTTATTTGGCCATTTATACAGTTTTGAGGTTCAATCTGAAGCTAATCAATATCGAATATTATCACACCGAATGCGAAAGTTTACCTATGACTGAA GACCAATTCGTGGAAGAAGTTCATGGTAGTGGTATTCTGGTGTACCTGTCTGCAAGCTGGCTTTCAGAATTATACCAACAAGTATTAGTGACCAATTTCCTTCATCATGCCGGATACGATCCAAATACCACTGACGAATACCTGCCTTTGATTAATTTACTAACAG ACGTAGATGGAAATTTAAGTCGAAACGGTAGTCATGTTTTGTCAGATTACCAGAGACTAGAAAGAGCTTGCATACGACCTGAATTAACTCCAGAAATTGAAGCTG GTCGTAAAATGAGTCGCAGAATACTAACATGCTGTTGGGACTCTATATTGGATGTGCTTTCTACCACATTGCAATATTCAGCCGGCCATAGCAGTAGTTCAAGGATCAAGCTTCTAAGgaagaataaaaataacgagtttttcttgaaaaattgtttctccAATAGTTTAGAAAGTCTTCAGAAGGCTGCTGAATTGACTAATGTCCTtg gTTTGCAAAGTCGATGTGGTCACGTATTTTCATTAATTGTGAACGCAGCTTGTCCCGATACTTCCAACAACGATAAAATTTCGTCACCTTTGACGTTTCTAGAAAATAATCACAAATTACACGTCTCGCAAGCTTTGAGCATGGATGTCGTTTTAAGCTGTGGTTTAGAATTGGGTAGTCATTCGCCGGATTCTTGGAAACATATTTTCAA GTGTACTTCGTACGTTTGTCATTTGGAACAGAAGCTTTTTAAGCAGACAAATGAGTCTGTATTGAGAAAATTCACTCATACGAAGAAAAATACTGCTGTAGAAGCTACCAGTAGTAGTTCGCTGAGCACCACTGAAGGTCTGAAATTGACGTTGAATCCGAATGAAAATGTTGACGATGAAGT aatggACGTGTACAGTTTCCTGGCAACTTCTCCATCACCAGTGATCTCATCTAATGAACAAACCATTTCCGAAATTATAACTGCCAGTAAAGCAGACAGCAATGGAGGCATTCTTAGCAACGAGATTGCTTCCCACGTTATTTGCCTTTTATCTCAGAAAATCGACAG ATTATTCGAAGAAGCAGCTCTAAAACTAAACCTCGAAGCTTTGGTGGGTTTCGTCAGGAGTTTATGCACCGTATCCCATCAACAGCTATTTTCACGTGTGTCTACGTCAGAAATGTTGAACAAACATTGGTGGAAATTGAGAAACTTAGGAAAGATCTCATTCAATGTAGAATCAGATCACAGTTTGTTCCTAACGAGAATTAATCAAGTTATGTTGAAATGTATCAGAAGTGGAAGACCATTACTAcatgtgatgaaaatttggtcTCTTGTAGGACCACACTATATCGaa GCTGCTTGTAATAAAGAACAGGCTATTTCAAAGATATCAGTGATTTGTATCCATGACGCTATCACTGCCCTGTTGAACGAACAAGTTGAATTGgcacattttcattttaacgaAGCTTTGTTCAAACCATTCGAAATACTTTTATGTCTAGAGCTTTGTGATTCTGATATCCAAGATCAA ATCGTCAGCTGTATTTGCGAGTTTGTCGAAGGTAATAGAGCTGATATACGATCCGGTTGGAGATCTTTATTCGGTGGTTTACGAGTAATCAGCAGCGTTCATTTGGCATCtttgaataatgttttcaaaGTATTTCTCGATACTGATAATACTTTGGTATTTTCAAACGCTGCTGTTGATTTTATTGCTTGTCTTTTAAGACACGTTAAAGGAACAG ACGAAGTGAATACTTTAGACGACTCTAACAATGACGAACAAGGATTAGAATTAGCAGCATCTGccttaaaatacctacatcaatGCTGCGGTATTTTAGGATCCATGTTCAACATGCCAGCATGCCCGGTTTTCCACACAGCTCACAG TgttcaaattaatttatcaaaactCGACCCCGAAGTTCCGGATAAAAGTATAGTGTATTTTGGAGACGATAAACCGTACGATGATCAAAACGATGAATTTTATCGATCATTATCCTTGAACGGTCTGAGCGAAACATCTCTATCGCAAATTGATAAACCAAGCGGAGTCCTCAGAGTGTGGGCATCGATGATCGAGAGTTTATCATTCACTTGCATGGTGGCGACTGGAAAATACCAATCGCAAGCGCTGGATATGTTGTTTGTTATAGTACAAGATTTGAGAAATGTTCCAG GCGTTGAATTCGCTTTATTTTGCGTGAATAATATCCTGCTGCCATTCATGCAACATTGGCTTCGTAAAATACCCACTGGGCCTACAACAGATGCAACAGATCAGGCGACGCTGGTTAATTTTAAGCAGAGTTGCGGTACGCTTACTGACCTCATCGTGGGATACATTCAGTACTTAGCAg AAAAATCTGATATCGATAAAGGAACGTTGATGTTCAAACAATCGATGATTTTATTCATCGAATTGATCGCTCACTCAAAAGAAACGATCACCAGATTAGGTTGCGCGTGTTTAAG GCACATGATCCTTAGCGTGGGACCAATGTTGAACGAAGAGTTATGGATGGTGGCTTGTTTGACAATTCATAAAGCATGCGTGCTATCTCTGCATCCTCTGATGCAATTGATGGCCGCATTTTATCCTTGTTCGCAAAGCTTCTATGGTGATCTGGCTCAGGTGAAGGTTGCTGCCAGGAAAGATTCGACTGCCGAAGAGAATTACCGAATTAAACAGCTTTCTCAACAG ATTTTCTTGTTAGAAAATCAGTACGATGAGTTTAAACAATCAGACTGCGAGATAGATGAAGAAAGGAGTTACATATTGTTGTTATGTCCGTTGGATGGATCTGATAATCATTCTGTGATCAGAATACCCTACAGAAACATCGTCATAGGGCTGTTGGCAAATCAGCTGATACTTCAGACCATTGCGACGTTGCTAATACAGGGCACACCCAGAATTGTGCCGAG CTTGGCAAACGTTCTGCTACAAACTCCAGCAGCCATTGCACCAACCACGATGACCAAATCTTCCTCGACAAAAACAACCAACGATAAAAACGAACCAAAACTATACGGCCTAACTTCGTACATGAGTCAAAGTCACATCAACGTGTTATTCAGCTGTCTGGACTTTTCTTACGAAAAAGCCATCTCATTCGATTCTCGTCCCGGTTTAAAGTTCCTATTGCAAAAAGTAGCTGGTTTGGAGAAAGCTACCAATCTGTATAAACAAGCCGGAGCATGTTGGACGTTGAAAATTATCGCGCTGTTTGAATTATACTTGTACGAGTCGCAGAAATATCACGTTACTTTGGATAAGGTCAAGGATTATATGGAAAAGTTCGAtttgaa ATACGAAACGAGCAACGAGTTCTCATTAAACCACCTATTATCCCATCAATACGAACCATTCGTCGTGTACATATTCTGCCTTCGTCAAAGCTTCGACAGACTTTGCGAAAAATACATCGACGTTGTTTTGGATAAAGATGGAATGTACTCGGTCATCGATTCAGTATGTGACCAACCAATCTTCTTCTTGATTTCTCAAACTGAAGATTTCCCCGAACTGAATCGAGCTGCTCGATTATCTTCGAATCAAGAACCAGCCTCGTTGTCAGAAATAGACAACAGTGATCCAGGGTCTGCCCTAAATTCGCAGATAAAATCACTGCATGTGGATGGTTCGTCAAACTCCGTCACTAGTGCTGAAGATGCTGACGTCGAAACTGCAAAAAAGAAGCCATTTACGTTTTCGGATTTCATATCTTTGACTTCGGATGCAAACAGTGACAGTGAAGCTGCAGCTGAGAACAAGGATGAAGTTCAAGACGAATGTGGAACGACGAATGAAGGAGAGAAATCAGCTCTGGATGACGACGTTGAATCGGTTTACATGATGGCGAGTAGCAGAAGTATTGATTCGGTTGTCGAAGAGTACGTTAAACGTAAGAAATCTTGTACAATGTTGCCCACGTCTAGCCATTTGCCTAAGAGGAAGCAATCCTTTGGAGGATATACGAGTAATGTCGGAGTTATGGAACCTTTGCCTCCAGAAATCGAACAGCAAAGGAAAAGCAGCATTAATAAA GACAGCGAAGCTCATCTAGCCGTTTGGGCGGAAGTATTGATATCGGTATTCGATATTTTGGCCCAGCTGGACGACGAGGTGTTTCGTATACTGCTTCCAGTCTTATTCAACGGTGTTCGAAGTCTTACAGCTCATGCCACGCATCCGTCTTTGAAGCATGCCCTAGCTGAATTCTTCCACAGAGTAGCAGTGGTGTATGGTTTCAGTCCATAG